The sequence below is a genomic window from Flavobacterium sediminilitoris.
TAATTCTTGATGAATATGGAGGAACTTCAGGAATTGTTACCGTTGAAGATATAATTGAAGAATTGTTTGGAGAAATAGAAGACGAACACGATTTAGATGAAGAACTAATCGATGAAAAAATAGAAGAAAATGTTTTTTTATTTTCAGGCAGACTCGATGTGGAGTTTATAAATCAAAAATATAATTTATCAATTCCAGAAAACGATTCGTACAGTACATTAGGAGGATATATTGTTCATAATACGAAAGAAATACCTCAAAATGAAGAAAAAATAAAGATAGAAAATTTTGAAATCACCATCCATTCTGCGTCAAATAAAAAGATTGAATTGGTTAGACTTTCAATTCTAGAAGAAAAACAATAAGAAAAAGACAAAAAATTAATATAAATTATAACTTTTCTATTTTATTATTAAATAGATAATTGTATTTTCGCCCACTGAATAAAATTAAATTAATATAAAATGGCAGTTTTATCTAAAATTAGACAACGTTCATTCTTTCTAATCGTAATCATTGCTTTGGCTTTGTTTTCATTCGTTTTAGCAGATGTTATTAAAAATGGGAGTTTTGGTTCGGACTCAAGTAATGTAGGATCTGTAGATGGGACAGATATTGTTGCTCAGCAATTCATGCAAAAAGTAGCTCAAGTTGAAAAACAATCTCAACAACAAGGGCAAAATATGAGTTCAACACAAGCTATGAATAGCGTGTGGGAACAAGAAGTAAGAAGTGTTTTAGTAGGAAAAGAAATAGAGAAAATAGGACTAGGTATTGGTAATGAGCAGGTTATCAATGTTGTTAAAACAAATCCATATTTTTCTCAAAATCCTCAATTTTTAAATGACGCAGGAAAATTTGATGAAAATAAATTCAAAGAATTTGTAAAATCAATTAAAAATGATCCAAATCAAGATCGTTGGGTACAATGGAAGCAATTTGAAGAGGATGTTGCAAAATCAGCTGTAGAACAATTATATTACAATATGATTAAAGGTGGTGTATACACTACTAAAGCAGAAGGTAAATTCAAACATGAATTAGATAATAAAAAAATAGATTTTGATTATGTTACTGTTGGTTTTTCAACTATAAATGACGATCAAGTTAAAGTTTCTGATGATGAAATCATGGCATACATGAAAAAAAATCCTAAGAAATACAAGTCAGATGATACAAGAACTATTGATTATGTTTTTATTGAAAACAAACCATCTGAACAAGATGAAAAAGATTTAGAAACTAAATTTTACGGATATGTGAATGGAGTTGCTAATGGAAAAGATTCAATTCCAAGCTTTAAAGATGTTAAAAATGAAAATGTAATAGCTTTTGTTAACAAAGAATCAGAAATTCCTTTTGACTCTACTTATGTTACTAAAAAAGATTTACCAATAGATTCTCAAGAACAATTGTTTAATTTGTCTACTGGAGAAGTTTTCGGACCTTATGTGAATAATGAATACCAATCATTATCTAGATTAATGGGAAGAAAATCTAACGCAAGTGCAAAAGCAAGTCATATTTTATTAGCATATGAAGGAGCGCAAAATTCAAGTGCAACAAGAACTAAAGAAGAAGCGCAAGCATTAGCAAATAGTTTAATGGCTCAAGCGAAATCAAATCCAGCTAATTTCGCAATGTTAGCATCTACAAACTCAGATGATCCAGGTTCAAAAAATAATGGTGGAGAATATGATAATATCACACCAGGTCAAATGGTTCCTACTTTTAATGATTTTGTATTTAACAATCCAGTAGGAGCAATAGGGGTTGTAGAAACAGATTATGGATTTCATGTAATTAAAGTTTCAGCAAAATATGATGCAGTACAATTAGCGACAATTTCTCAAAAAATTGAACCGTCAAGCACTACAATTGATGCAATATATAATAAGGCAAGTAAATTTGAAGCAGATGCTAATGAGAAAAGCTTTGAAGAAGTGGCTAAAGCATCAAAATTGACAATAGTTCCAGCTTCTAATATTAAGCCATCAGATGAGTTTATTCAAGGATTAGGAGCGCAAAGAGAGATAGTTCGTTGGTCATTTAATGAAGATACAGAAATTGGTACTATTAAGCGTTTTGAAACACCAAAAGGATATGTAATTGCGACATTAAAAAGCAAAAATGATTCAGGATTACTTGCTATGGATGTTGCAAAAGAATCTGTAGGAGTAATATTAAGAAACGAAAAGAAAGCTGAATTAATCAAGAAAAAAATGTCAGGTTCTTCATTAGAAGATGTGGCTAAAGTTTCAGGAGGATCAGTTCTTTCGGCTACTAATGTTTCATTAGGAACTCCAGTAATTCAAAATGTTGGTTCAGAATCAAAAGTAGTAGGTACGGCATTTAGCTTAGCAGAAGGAAAAACTTCAAAATTGATTGTAGGGAATACAGGAGTTTTTATGGTAAAAGCTAAGAAAGTTGTAGCGGCTCCTGCTGTAGATAATTTTACTTCCTTTATAACTCAAGAGAAATCTCAGCAAGCGTCATCTTCACAAATTAGAGCATATCAGGCTATTAAAGAGAAGTCAAAAATTAAAGATAATAGAGCTAATTTTTAATTAGAGATTTATAAAATAAAAAAATCCGATGTGAAATTTCACATCGGATTTTTTTATTTTAATTATATACTTTTAAGGTTCTGGAGTTAACTACTTGTACTCTGTATTGTTTCATTGGATATTCTTTTCCAGGTGCTTGGCCAGTGAAGAAACTATATTCCGTGTCGTCACATGAACAAAGTGCCTTAATTCCGTTTATTGTCATGGTTGAGCAATTGCTTAAAGGTTGATTCGGACAAGCGGCATCAAAAGCCACATAATTTCCGCCACCAGCATTAAAAACGAAAATACCTCTAATACCTGCTAACCCATTATTTACGTAAACAGCATTAGTGTCATACAGTAATTGATTGTATTGAGGTAAATTAAGGTTTAGTGTAACGTCTACTGGGTAATTAGGTAAATATGGGTTGTTGTTATTCACTCGGTCATCTTTGCTACAACCTAGCGATACACCTAATAATATAAAAAATATGATACTTTTTTTCATTTTAATGGAATAAATTTAATATATCAAAATTAATTTATTTAAATTTGACTAACTATAAATATAGCAAAAAATAATTTTAAAATAATAATTACTACCTTTGTAGAAAGGAATCCCATTTCGATGGGATTCTTTCTATTTATATAAATAATGAACTTATGAGTACAGTATCTTATTACACAGCAGAAGGGTTAAAGAAACTTAGAGACGAAGTGGATCATTTAAAAAGTATTGAAAGACCAAAAGCATCACAAGCTATTGCAGAAGCAAGAGATAAGGGTGATCTGTCTGAAAATGCCGAATATGATGCAGCAAAAGAAGCGCAAGGATTACTTGAAATGAGAATTTCTAAAATGGAAGAACTTTTAGCAAATGCTCGTTTAATAGATGAATCACAATTAGATCTTTCTAAAGCACTTGTTCTATCTACAGTTAAAATAAAAAATAAGACTAATGGAATGGAAATGACATATACATTAGTTGCTGAAAGTGAAGCAGATTTAAAAACAGGCAAGATTTCAGTTACTTCTCCAATAGGAAAAGGATTATTAGGAAAGAAAGTAGGTGAAATAGCTGAAATTAATGTGCCAAATGGGACATTACAGTTTGAAATTATAGAAATTACAAGAAATTAATAATATGGCTTCTATTTTTACTAAAATTGTAAACGGTGAAATACCTTGTTATAAAATTGCAGAAGATGAAAATTTTCTTGCTTTTTTAGATGTTAATCCAAATGCTAAAGGACACACATTGTGTATTCCAAAGCAAGAAATCAATAAAATTTTTGACATGGAGGAGGAACTTTATCTAGGATTAATGTCATTCTCTAGAAAAATTGCAAAAGCATTAGAAAAAACAATTGAATGTAAGAGAATAGGAGTTGCAGTAGTTGGTTTAGAAGTTCCACATGTACATGTACACCTTATTCCGCTACAAGATATGGATGATATGCGTTTTCAGAGAAAAGTAAAACTTGAGAAAAGCGAATTTGAAGATTTAGCGAAAAAAATTCAAGAAAAAATATAAATAAAAATCCTACAATTGTAGGATTTTTTTATTTTATATAAAGAGATATTAAAAAATATAGCATACAAAAAATCCTGCAATTGCAGGATTTAATCTTTCTAGGTAACCAAAAAATAATAGTATATTAGTCTTCGATAACTACTACTTGAGCAGCTACTTTACCTTTTCTTCCTTCTTCTTCTTCGTAATTTACTCTTTCTCCTTGAGTTAATGACTCAACTCTCATTCCACTAGCGTGTACGAAAATATCTTTTCCTGTTTCTTCATCAGTGATGAAACCGTAACCTTTTTCTTCATTGAAGAATTTAACTGTGCCTGTTCGCATTTTGTAATATAAAATAATTAATAATATTCAAAGATATACTTATTTGTGAAACAAACACCTTTTTGAGTAAAAAAATTATTGATTTTCAGACTTTTCCTTTTTTTGATTGGTGTTTTTTAATACATAATCTTTAATATTTTTGTTACGATATCGATGATAAATGAATAAAGGCATTAATACTAAAGATAAGATTAGTACACCAATTCCAATCCATTTATCTCCATCACTATTTCCTGAATTTTTAAGAAAATAGCCATATCCTACAAGGGCAAAAAAGGATAGAAGTAATAATCGAAGTATGTATTTCATTTTTTAGTTATATTAAAAAGGACTCTAAAAAGAGTCCTAATAAGATTTATTTTAATTTAATATGTAATTCTTCTAATTGTTTATCATCAATTTTTGCAGGAGCATCAATCATAACATCTCTTCCAGAATTATTTTTTGGGAAAGCAATAAAATCGCGTATTGTTTCTTGACCACCTAAAATAGAAACTAATCTATCTAAACCAAAAGCTAATCCACCATGAGGAGGAGCTCCAAATTCGAAAGCATTCATTAGGAAACCAAATTGTGCTTCTGCCTCTTCTTTACTAAAGCCTAATAAATCAAACATTCTAGATTGTAATTCTTTATCATGAATACGGATTGATCCACCACCTATTTCGTTTCCGTTTAAAACCATATCATAAGCATTTGCTCTTACTTTTCCTGGTTCTGTTTCTATTAATTTAATGTCTTCAGGTTTAGGAGAAGTAAAAGGATGATGCATAGCATGATAACGAGCACTTTCTTCATCCCATTCTAATAGTGGAAAATCGATAACCCATAATGGAGCAAATTCATCAGCTTTACGTAAGCCTAAGCGAGTCGCTAATTCCATACGTAATGCACTTAATTGACCTCTTGTTTTATTTGCTTCACCTGAAAGGACTAAAATTAAATCTCCAGCTTTTGCATTGGTTGCTTCAG
It includes:
- a CDS encoding cold-shock protein; the encoded protein is MRTGTVKFFNEEKGYGFITDEETGKDIFVHASGMRVESLTQGERVNYEEEEGRKGKVAAQVVVIED
- a CDS encoding Rieske (2Fe-2S) protein, with amino-acid sequence MKKSIIFFILLGVSLGCSKDDRVNNNNPYLPNYPVDVTLNLNLPQYNQLLYDTNAVYVNNGLAGIRGIFVFNAGGGNYVAFDAACPNQPLSNCSTMTINGIKALCSCDDTEYSFFTGQAPGKEYPMKQYRVQVVNSRTLKVYN
- a CDS encoding HIT family protein is translated as MASIFTKIVNGEIPCYKIAEDENFLAFLDVNPNAKGHTLCIPKQEINKIFDMEEELYLGLMSFSRKIAKALEKTIECKRIGVAVVGLEVPHVHVHLIPLQDMDDMRFQRKVKLEKSEFEDLAKKIQEKI
- a CDS encoding peptidylprolyl isomerase, giving the protein MAVLSKIRQRSFFLIVIIALALFSFVLADVIKNGSFGSDSSNVGSVDGTDIVAQQFMQKVAQVEKQSQQQGQNMSSTQAMNSVWEQEVRSVLVGKEIEKIGLGIGNEQVINVVKTNPYFSQNPQFLNDAGKFDENKFKEFVKSIKNDPNQDRWVQWKQFEEDVAKSAVEQLYYNMIKGGVYTTKAEGKFKHELDNKKIDFDYVTVGFSTINDDQVKVSDDEIMAYMKKNPKKYKSDDTRTIDYVFIENKPSEQDEKDLETKFYGYVNGVANGKDSIPSFKDVKNENVIAFVNKESEIPFDSTYVTKKDLPIDSQEQLFNLSTGEVFGPYVNNEYQSLSRLMGRKSNASAKASHILLAYEGAQNSSATRTKEEAQALANSLMAQAKSNPANFAMLASTNSDDPGSKNNGGEYDNITPGQMVPTFNDFVFNNPVGAIGVVETDYGFHVIKVSAKYDAVQLATISQKIEPSSTTIDAIYNKASKFEADANEKSFEEVAKASKLTIVPASNIKPSDEFIQGLGAQREIVRWSFNEDTEIGTIKRFETPKGYVIATLKSKNDSGLLAMDVAKESVGVILRNEKKAELIKKKMSGSSLEDVAKVSGGSVLSATNVSLGTPVIQNVGSESKVVGTAFSLAEGKTSKLIVGNTGVFMVKAKKVVAAPAVDNFTSFITQEKSQQASSSQIRAYQAIKEKSKIKDNRANF
- the greA gene encoding transcription elongation factor GreA — protein: MSTVSYYTAEGLKKLRDEVDHLKSIERPKASQAIAEARDKGDLSENAEYDAAKEAQGLLEMRISKMEELLANARLIDESQLDLSKALVLSTVKIKNKTNGMEMTYTLVAESEADLKTGKISVTSPIGKGLLGKKVGEIAEINVPNGTLQFEIIEITRN